In a single window of the Motilibacter aurantiacus genome:
- a CDS encoding NmrA family NAD(P)-binding protein, translating into MSDTQTVLLAGATGMLGGRIAHHLLANGDAGLRLLVRPGAAADPRKRQALDPLAAAGATITEADLTDAGSLARACAGIDVVVSAVQGGRGVVVDGQAALARAAAAARARRMLPSDFALDLFAVPAGEVASYDVRREADELIAQTGLETVHVLNGAFLDMFVEPRGALELDDRAGTATFWGTGEEQFEATTVDDTAAYAALAALDRDLPPGKLAVAGDRPSALSMLAAQERATGRTYRRVSRGSVEQLQEQAAQARSRDPWSMEAVVGGYLVCMLTGQAALTDLQNARYPQVRPRTYDELLGLPGAA; encoded by the coding sequence ATGTCCGACACCCAGACCGTGCTGCTGGCCGGTGCGACCGGAATGCTCGGCGGCCGCATCGCCCATCACCTGCTGGCCAACGGGGACGCCGGGCTTCGCCTGCTCGTACGCCCCGGCGCCGCCGCGGACCCCCGCAAGCGCCAGGCGCTCGACCCGCTCGCGGCCGCCGGCGCGACGATCACCGAAGCGGACCTCACCGACGCCGGCTCGCTGGCCCGCGCCTGCGCCGGCATCGACGTCGTCGTGTCAGCGGTGCAGGGCGGCCGCGGCGTCGTCGTCGACGGCCAGGCCGCGCTGGCCCGGGCCGCCGCGGCTGCCCGAGCGCGCCGCATGCTGCCGTCCGACTTCGCGCTGGACCTCTTCGCGGTGCCGGCGGGCGAGGTCGCGTCCTACGACGTGCGGCGGGAGGCGGACGAGCTCATCGCACAGACCGGCCTCGAGACCGTCCACGTGCTCAACGGCGCGTTCCTCGACATGTTCGTCGAGCCGCGTGGCGCGCTGGAGCTCGACGATCGGGCGGGGACGGCGACGTTCTGGGGCACGGGCGAGGAGCAGTTCGAGGCGACGACCGTGGACGACACCGCGGCCTACGCGGCGCTCGCGGCCCTGGACCGTGACCTGCCACCTGGCAAGCTCGCGGTCGCCGGCGACCGGCCGAGCGCGCTGTCGATGCTCGCGGCGCAGGAGCGGGCGACCGGCCGGACGTACCGGCGGGTTAGCCGCGGCAGCGTCGAACAGCTGCAGGAGCAGGCCGCCCAGGCCCGCAGCCGCGACCCGTGGTCGATGGAGGCGGTCGTCGGCGGCTACCTCGTCTGCATGCTCACCGGGCAGGCCG